A stretch of Telopea speciosissima isolate NSW1024214 ecotype Mountain lineage chromosome 11, Tspe_v1, whole genome shotgun sequence DNA encodes these proteins:
- the LOC122646121 gene encoding ribosome biogenesis protein BOP1 homolog yields the protein MVEEENHRVTEEDSGNTDSIDESQKVYGQEDQDEEAETHPPVEESDSSEDEVGPRNTIGDVPLKWYEDEEHIGYDITGKKIKKQARKDKLESFLAGVDNSKNWRKLYDEYNDEEVHLTKEETKIIRRLLKGKTPHADVDPYAPYVDWFKWDDAKHPLSNAPEPKRRFIPSKWESKKVVQYVRAIRKGLIKFDKPKEESRHYLLWGDDSSSTEKAGGLSYIPAPKPKLAGHEESYNPSVEYIPTQEEINSYQLMYEEDRPKFIPRRFDALRSVPAYENALKESFDRCLDLYLCPRTRKKRINIDPESLKPKLPSRKDLRPYPTNCYLEYRGHKDAVLSISMEPLGQWMASGSTDGTVRVWEIETGRCLKVWDIGEAVQCVDWNPLPELPILAVSVGQDVLILDTGLGNEEEQHKLKELLHVEAPATPDDSGHTTTTVSWLQHEKHDGIRLKHAKTVSSIAWHRRGDYISTVMPSGDSRAIMIHQLSKKLSQNIPFKLHGLPVTSAFHPSRSIFFIATKKNVRVYDLLKHKLIKKLETGLREVSSIAIHPAGDNVIVGSREGKLCWFDMDLSSQPYRTLKCHPKDITNVAFHRSYPLFASCSDDCTAYVFHGMVYSDLNQNPLIVPLEILRGHSSTNGRGVLDCKFHPRQPWLFTAGSDSVIKLYCH from the exons atggttgaagaagaaaatcaCAGAGTGACGGAGGAG GACTCTGGTAACACAGACTCGATTGATGAATCACAGAAGGTTTACGGTCAAGAAGACCAAGATGAAGAGGCCGAAACACATCCCCCAGTTGAAGAGAGTGATTCCTCCGAAGATGAG GTTGGTCCTCGAAATACAATTGGTGATGTTCCACTGAAGTGGTATGAAGATGAGGAACATATTGGATATGACATTACtggaaagaagattaaaaaacaGGCAAGGAAAGATAAGCTAGAGTCATTTTTGGCTGGGGTTGACAACTCGAAAAATTG GCGCAAACTTTATGACGAGTACAATGATGAGGAGGTGCATCTGACGAAAGAGGAGACAAAAATTATCCGTAgattgctgaaaggaaaaactcCACATGCTGATGTTGATCCATATGCA CCTTATGTGGACTGGTTTAAGTGGGATGATGCTAAGCACCCGCTGTCTAATGCGCCGGAGCCGAAAAGGCGATTCATTCCTTCAAAATGGGAGAGCAAAAAG GTTGTTCAGTATGTCCGGGCTATTCGAAAGGGTTTGATAAAGTTTGACAAGCCAAAGGAAGAATCACGGCATTATTTATTGTGGGGCGACGATTCCAGCTCAACTGAAAAAGCTGGAGGACTAAGCTATATTCCTGCACCAAAACCAAAATTGGCAG GCCATGAGGAATCATACAATCCTTCGGTTGAGTACATACCTACCCAAGAAGAGATCAATTCTTACCAGCTGATGTATGAGGAAGACCGTCCTAAATTTATTCCAAGAAG GTTTGATGCTCTGAGAAGTGTTCCAGCCTATGAGAATGCTTTGAAAGAATCATTTGATCGTTGTTTGGACCTGTACTTGTGCCCTAGAACCAGAAAGAAACGT ATTAACATTGATCCTGAGTCCCTGAAGCCCAAACTACCAAGTCGGAAAGATCTAAGGCCTTACCCGACAAACTGTTATCTTGAGTACAGAGGGCACAAGGATGCTGTTCTGTCAATTTCCATGGAACCATTGGGGCAATGGATGGCTTCTG GTTCAACTGATGGAACTGTACGTGTTTGGGAGATTGAGACTGGTCGATGCCTTAAAGTCTGGGACATTGGTGAAGCAGTTCAGTGCGTTGATTGGAATCCTTTGCCTGAGCTTCCCATTCTTGCAGTTTCAGT GGGGCAGGATGTGCTAATTTTGGACACTGGACTtggaaatgaagaagaacagCATAAGTTAAAGGAACTGTTGCATGTTGAGGCTCCTGCTACTCCAGATGATTCTG GACATACCACAACCACTGTTAGCTGGCTTCAACATGAGAAACATGACGGCATCAGGTTGAAGCATGCTAAG ACGGTATCCTCAATTGCATGGCATCGGAGGGGAGACTACATATCTACAGTCATGCCAAGTG GTGATTCAAGAGCAATAATGATACACCAACTATCAAAGAAACTCTCACAAAATATTCCTTTTAAGTTGCATGGGCTTCCTGTTACATCAGCTTTCCATCCATCTCGTTCCATCTTCTTCATAGCAACAAAGAAAAATGTTCGTGTTTATGATTTGTTGAAGCACAAGCTTATTAAGAAGCTTGAGACAGGACTTCGTGAGGTCTCCTCCATTGCTATTCATCCTGCAG GTGATAATGTCATTGTGGGGAGCCgagaaggaaaactttgttgGTTTGACATGGATCTGTCATCTCAACCATACAGAACTCTCAA gtgccacccaAAGGACATCACAAATGTTGCCTTCCATCGTTCATACCCTCTTTTTGCTTCATGTTCTGATGACTGCACAGCATATGTCTTCCATGGCATGGTTTATTCAGATCTCAACCAAAATCCTCTTATTGTGCCATTAGAAATTCTTCGAGGGCATTCCAGTACGAATGGAAGAG GGGTTTTGGATTGCAAGTTCCATCCAAGGCAACCGTGGTTATTCACAGCTGGTTCTGATTCAGTAATCAAGCTTTACTGCCATTAA